GTCCATGCGCGGCTTGTAGAAGTACCCCTCCAGGGAGGCCTTCGAGCCCATCCGGAAGAGGTTGTGCATGCCGGTGGTGTTCTCCGCCCACATGGTCATATGGGTGTAGGCGCCGCCGCCGGAGACGTCCTTCTCACCGATGACCCCGTCGCCCCACTTCACCCGGGTGCGGTCGGAGCGATGCGTGCCGGGAGAGAGGTAGGCCTCCAGCCCGATGATCGGCTTCACGTCGTAGTTCTGCGCGGTCTTCCAGAACTCGTAGGCGCCGAAGAGGAACCCATGGTCGGTCGTGGCCACGGCGGGCATGCCGAGGTTCTGGGTCTGCTCGAAGAGCTCACCGATCTTCGCCGCCCCGTCGAGCATCGAGTATTCGGTGTGGTTGTGCAGGTGGACGAAGTCGCCAGTGGCAGCCATGGTCAGCCGTTCTCCAAGAGTGTGAGGGCCTGGGCAAGGTCAGCGGGATAGTCGGAGCGGTAGCTGACCCAGTCCCCTGTGCCGGGGTGGTGGAAGCCGAGCTGCACCGCGTGCAGCCATTGCCGGGTGAGACCCAGTTCGACGGCCAGCTGGGGGTCTGCCCCGTAGGTGAGGTCTCCCGCGCAGGGGTGACCCAGGGCGGAGAAATGGACACGGATCTGATGGGTGCGTCCGGTCTCCAGGGTCACGTCGAGCAGGCTCGCGCGCCCGTATGCCTCGATGAGCTTGTAGTGGGTGCGAGACTCCCTGCCGCCCTCGAGCACGGCGAAGCGCCAGTCGTGGCCCGGATGACGACCGATGGGAGCGTCGATGGTCCCGTCCACCGGGTCCGGCAGCCCCTGGACCAGCGCGTGGTAGGTCTTCTTCGTGCTGCGCTGCCGGAACGCATCCTTGAGCGCGGTGTAGGCCCGCTCCTTCTTGGCCACGACCATCACCCCGGAGGTGCCGACGTCGAGCCGGTGGACGATCCCCTTGCGCTCCTGGGCTCCGGAGGTGGAGATCTCCACCCCGGCGGCCAGCAGACCGCCTATGACGGTCGGTCCGGTCCACCCTGGCGAGGGATGCGCCGCCACACCGACCGGCTTGTCCACGACGACGATGTCGTCGTCCTCATGCAGCAGAAACATATCTTCCACAGCTTCGATCCTCACCTCCAGGGGGTCGTGCGACTCGGGCACCAGCACGCTGAGCAGGGCTCCGGCCTGGAGCCGGTCTGACTTCTTCACGGCTCGGCCGGCCGCGCGGCCCTGGGTCCGCTCCTGCGCCCAGGTGACCAGTCCATTCTTGAGCCACTGGGTGGTCTCCGTGCGGGAGACCTCGAAGATCGTCGCGAGCACCGCGTCGGCGCGCGAACCGTCCAGCGCGCCGGGAACCTCGACCTGCGCGGCGGTCTGCGCGGAACTCTCCTGCGCGGTCATGCCCGCTTCTCTTCTGGGCCTGCCGGGTCGGCGGGCGTCTCGTCCTCGCCGCGTGTGCTGGTCTGCTCGCGGGTGCCATCGAGGTTCAGTCCGAACAGCAGCATCGCGCAGATGCCGATGATCGAGCACACGATGAACGAATCGGCGATGTTGAAGATCGCGAAGCTGGGGACGGCGATGAAGTCCACCACGTGTCCCTGTCCGAAGGTGGCGAGTCCTTCGCCGCCCAGCGAGGGATCACGGAAGATGCGGTCCGTCAGGTTTCCGGCCACTCCCCCCGCCAGTCCCCCCAGCCCCAGCGTCCAGAGCCAGGAGCCGCCGAGGGCGCGGCTCTTGAAGACGACGTACCCCAGCACCAGACACATGATCAGCGTGAAGATCCAGGTGTGGTCGGTGCCCATGGAGAAGGCGGCACCGGGGTTGAGGTGGTAGCGCCAGTAGAGCACGGGAGGAAGGACCTCGGTCTGCTCCCCCAGAGTCATCGTGGACTCGACCCAGATCTTCGTTAACTGATCAGCGGCCCAGGCGAAGACCGCCAGTGCCGCTGCCACCAGGATGGCAGTTCGGCGTGACGGGTTTCGCGTGGACCGCTGATGGACGGGAGCAGGCTGTTCAGACACCGTTGAATTCTACAGGCCGGGTGGCCTGCGAACGCCGTGACCCCAGGGAGAGGATCAGGCGCCGGTGGCTTCCTTCTCGATCGAGCCGCGGCTGTTCAGGTCCGCGAGCTGGCCCTCGATGTAGTCCTTGAGACGGGCGCGGTAGTCGCGTTCGAAGCTGGTGAGCTCTCCGACCTTGGACTCGAGGTCGGCCTTCTTGCGCTCCAGCGCGTTGAGTGTGCGCGTGGAGGTGAGCTCGGCTTCTTCGATCATGTTCTCGGCGCGCGTCTCGGCCTCGGTGACGATCTCGCTGCGGCGACGCTCGGCCTCCGCCAGCAGCTGGGCGTGGGTGCTCTCCGCCGCGCCGATCAGCTCATCGCGGCGAGTCTCGCCCTCGGCGATGTACTCGGCGCGCGTGGATTCACCTTCAGCGATGTACGCCTCGCGGGTCTGCGTGCCTTCGGCGATGTAGGCCTCGCGGGCCTGTTCACCTTCTGCCAGGTACTCTGCTCGCTTGGACTCGCCCTCAGCGATGTAGGCGGCGCGCGTCTGCTCGCCCTCCGAGACATACTGGTCGTGGAGCTTCTGCGCCATGGCCAGCACACCGGTGGCTGAGGCCGCGTGGTCTGCCCCGGCGGACTCCTGAGGCCGCTCCTGGGCGGGACGGGTGCCCAACTCGTACTCGGGGTATGCCGTGACGGCTGAATCGGCCTTGGGCTCCTGCTCATCGCCGATCCGGTCGATCGAGCCGGTCATGGTGGCGCTGGTGCCGGCGTATCCGGAGAGGCCGGCGTCCTTGAGCTCGTCCGGCTCGAGGTTGGCGGGGTTCTCCTCAAGCTGTTCTTCGAGGGCCGCGACCTTGGCGGTGAGATCCTCGTTCTCCTGGGTCAGTCGTCGCCATTCGACGACGACCTCGTCGAGGAAGTCGTCGACCTCGTCCTTGTCGTAACCGGGACGGAACTTGGTCTCGGGGAATTCCTTGTTCAGGAGATCGTCAGGAGTCAGGGCCATGCGGTGTCACCTCATCGAGTGGCTGGGGAAGCTGTGAAGCTGGTCTTTGGGTCAACGACCAGCATACCCACTGCGTCTGACGGCCCTCGACTTCAACCTTCAAGCCGGGCTTTCAGCCGAAGACCTTCGACGACGCCACACAGGGGGCGATGCGCTCAGGCGAAGCCGCGCAGCACCATCTTGGCGATCACGATGACCAGGAAGACCAGCAGGAAACCCATGTCCAGGGAGACTCCGCCCAGGTTCAGCGGCGGAACCTTGCGCTGGATCCACCGGATCGGCGGGTCAGTGATGGAATACACGCCGACGGCGAGCATGAGCGCAAAGCCCTTGGGTCGCCAGCTGCGGACGTACTGCTGAGTGAGATCGAAGATGATCCGGATCACCAGCGCAAACTGGTAGATGGTCAGCAGCAGGTACAGGGGCGCAGTAAAGAGATCCACAGCTGAAAACAGTACTTGGTTCAGCTCTGGTTGAAGAACTGGGCCGAGGACGGAGTCTCCGCGGCGGCGCGCTCTTCAGCCAGCACCTCGACGTTCTTCGGGGTGAGCAGGAACACCTTGTTCGTCACGCGCTCGATGGACCCACCCATGCCGAAGACGAGTCCGGCGGAGAAGTCGACGAGTCGCTTGGCCTCGGCCTCTCCCATATCCGTGACGTTCATGATGACCGGGATGCTGTCCCTGAAGGACTCCCCGATGACCTTCGCGTCGTTGTAGGAGCGCGGGTGGACAGTGGTGATTTTTCGCATCGGTGAACTTTCATCCCGGGATGAGGGAGCTCGCTTGATCGGGGTCACCGGAGCGCGGTAATCCGGATCCACCGCCAAGTTGGAGCTGTTGTACTGGCCTGCATGAGTGCTGGTCTCGGTGTGCTCGGAAGCTAGACCCAGTGACACGACTTCGCTTCCGCGACCTGCAGCGGTCGAGGGGGCACTGGTCGAGGTGGGAGCTTCGCGCACGGACGTGGCCGAAGCGGATCCGCCGCGGCTGATCGGGGCAGAATCCGCCGGGGAACCCTGGGTGCTCTGCGTCGTGCTCGAGGGCTCCTTGTTGAAGTGGTCCTCGCTGTAGTCGTCTCCGTCGGCGAGGCCGAGGTAGATCATGGTCTTTTTGAAGGCACCGGCCATGAGGATTCTCCTGAGGGGGAAGGTTGTGATGTCACTGCGCGATTCCGAGACTATCGCTGAAGCGGACGCTCACCGAGGACATCTCTGCCAACCCGCAGGTGTGTCGCGCCGTGCGCGACGGCGGCCTCGAGATCTCCGCTCATACCGGCGGAGATCATGTCAGCCTCAGGTCGGCGCATCCGCAGCGTCGCCGAGAGCTCCGCCAGGCGTGCAAAGGCCGGCGCGGGGGGCTCCTCGAGCGGGGCCACTGCCATGAGGCCGCCCAGTCTGAGCCCGGGCGCCTCCTCGAGGGCATCGGCGAGGGTGCTGATGTCCTCTGGAGCGGCGCCTCCCCTGGCGTCGGCGGGAAGCGGGTCGCGGAGGTCCACCTGGATCAGACATGTCACCACAGCTCTCGGACGCGCCTCAGCGGTCTTGGCGAGTGCCTTGACCAGAGATGCCCGGTCCACCGAGTGCAGGTGATCGGCGTAGCCCACGACCGACCTGGCCTTGTTCGACTGCAGCTGGCCGATGAAGTGCCAGTGCAGATCCTGGCCGGCAGCCGCTGGTTCCGCTGAATTCCCTGCGGCGAGCAGCTCGTGGACCTCGGCGGCCTTGGCTGCGGCCTCCTGGTCGCGGTTCTCGCCGACATCGCGCACACCGAGGCGATAGAGCCGGGCGACATCGGCTGCCGGGAAGAACTTCGTGACGACGATCAGGGCGGGGCGATCCGACCGGCCTGCCGCCTCGACGGCCTGATCGATGCGCTCATGGACCGAGGCGAGGTTCTCCGCGAGCTCCTGGCTCCGTGGGTCCTCACCTGTCTCGGCGAGTTGCCGCGCTGCGCTGCGCAATCTCTGACTTTCTCCGCTGGTGTCCACGATCGGAAGCCTACCGAGAGTGCCGGACTCAAGACAGCCGGGCTCAGCGATGGGGTGGCGCCAGCGGGTCCATCCAGATCAGTCCGGCGAACCGCCCCTGGCCGGGGGCGCGGCGGTGCGAGAACAGGGAGGCGTCCTCCAGCGTGCAGCCGGCGAGCGGGGCGAGCGTGACCCCAGCCTGAGCCAGCACCTGCTCGGCCTCCGCGCGCAGATCCATGGCACTGGTCCCCCAGCTGGTGGTGGACGCGAGGGCAGGTCGAACGGTGGCGTACTCGGCGAGCATCTCGTCGGGGATCTCGTAGCAGGACCCGCAGGCGCCGGGGCCGATCCAGGCGGTGATCGCGACGGCCCCGCGGTCGCGCATCGCGGTGACGGTGTTCTCCAGGACTCCGGCCAGAAGTCCAGGACGTCCCGCGTGGGCCGCGGCCGTCACCGCCGCAGTCCGGGGGTCGTCTCGGTCGCGTTGACCGACGAGCAGGACCGGAAGGCAGTCGGCCACCATGATCGCCAGCGGAACGGATCCGTCGGAGCAGACCCAGGCGTCACCGGTGGGGACAGTCGTCGCTCCGCCGTCAGGCGGAGGCGCCACTGTCGGTGCGACGTCGTCAGCGTCGAGCACCTGGGCCGAGTGGACCTGGTCCAGGAAGCGGAGCGACCCTGCGGGAACGCCCATCGCCTCCTGGAGTCTGAGCCGGTGCGACTCGACATCATGCTGGGGCCCAACGTGTCGGGCCAGATTTCCTGCCTCCACCGAGGTGAAGGCCAGGTGCACCCCGTCACCGGTGCTCTGCCGCCACCAGAAGGGTGAGGGTGTCGCGGCGGGAACGGGGGGCAGGCTCACTTCAGGAAGTCAGGCACATCGAGGTCGTCGTTGCGACCCCCGTTGTAGTCCGACTCGACGATGTCCGGGATGTCCTGCTGCTCATCGTTCTCGGAACGACGGCGGGCGGGGTCCACCCGCTGCTGCGGAGCGGTGTCCTGGGATCCGGCGTTCTGGGCGGCGATCGGAACGGTTCCCGGCACTGTTCCGGGGACCGGCGGTGCCGTGCGGGCGGCGGGGGCTGCGGAGCCCACGCTGCGGGCGGGGGCCTGATTCTGCAGCGGCTGCGCGGGGCGTGAGGTGGCGTCGACCTGGTCGAAGCCTGCCGCGATCACGGTCACGCGAGCCTCATCACCGAGTGCGTCGTCGATGACCGCGCCGAAGATGATGTTCGCCTCCGGGTGGGCGACCTCCTGCACGAGCCGCGCCGCCTCGTTGATCTCGAAGAGTCCGAGGTCAGAGCCGCCCTGGATGGACAGCAGCACCCCATGAGCCCCGTCGATGGAGGCTTCGAGCAGCGGTGAGGCGATGGCCAGCTCTGCCGCCTTCACAGCGCGGTCCTCGCCGTTGGCCGAGCCGATGCCCATCAGGGCCGAACCAGCGCCCTGCATCACCGACTTCACATCGGCGAAGTCAAGGTTGATCAGGCCCGGAGTGGTGATCAGATCGGTGATGCCCTGCACGCCGGAGAGCAGCACCTGGTCGGCGGAGCGGAAGGCGTCGAGCACCGAGACGTTCTTGTCTGAGATGGAGAGCAGGCGGTCATTCGGGATGACGATGAGCGTGTCGACCTCGTCGCGCAGCTGCTCGATGCCCTCTTCTGCGGAGCCCGCGCGACGGCGGCCCTCGAAGGTGAAGGGGCGGGTGACCACGCCGATGGTGAGAGCGCCCAGGGAACGAGCGATACGAGCCACCACGGGGGCGCCGCCGGTTCCGGTGCCGCCGCCTTCGCCGGCCGTGACGAACACCATGTCGGCGCCGCGAATGACCTCTTCGATCTCCTCGGAGTGATCCTCTGCGGCCTGTCGGCCGACCTCCGGGTTGGCACCGGCGCCCAGTCCACGGGTCAGCTCACGCCCCACGTCGAGCTTCACGTCGGCGTCGCTCATGAGCAGTGCCTGGGCGTCAGTGTTGATGGCGATGAATTCAACGCCACGCAGACCGACATCGATCATGCGATTGACGGCGTTGACGCCGCCGCCACCGATGCCGACGACCTTGATCACGGCCAGGTAGTTATTGGGTGATGCCACGTTGTGTGTCCCTTGCTCGTCTCTGGTCTCAGATGCACGAAGGCCCCCGTCGCCCCAGGAGCCGCAGCGCGACTCCTCACTGTCTTCACCCGTCGCAGACCGCCTGATCGTGCCGATGTCATTCGCGGGTACATCGGTTCGGTCATGGGCGGCAGTCCGAGACGTCGCAGCGGCTCTTGAAGCGGACGGGAGCCTCCGTACCTAAGACATTGTTCTGTTGCCTGCGAACCCACAGCAACGTTCAAGCTTTACTTGAACCTGAGAGGACCTCGGGTGAGGACCGGCCACGGTGGGTCCGTTCGTTCCTCTCACCCTACGCGTCGGGCACGGCTACCGCGTCACCGGCGCGCTCGGAGTGGAGATGTCGAGGACATCGGCAGAGTCGAAGTCCTCCGCGTCCGAGCTGAGGATCGCCTCGAGGACCGTCGCCTTCTCGGCTCCGCGGTCGTCGCTGCCCCAGACCACGGTGCGTCCGTCCGCAAGCTCCAGCTGCACGCTGTCGCGTGACTCCGCGGTGGCCGAGTCCAGCTCGTCGCGGGCGCCCTCGGGCAGCTGACCCAGCACCGAGACGATCGTCCTGAACACCGACTCGTTCTGCAGCGCGGCCTCCGCGGAAATCTCGGGAGTGGCATAGCCCTCGGCGTCCGGGAGCTCCGAGCCCTCGAAGACTCTGATCACCTCGCCCTGCTGGCTGTAGAAGTGGATCTCCTCCCCCACGCGGACCTCCGCCACGGGCGGGTGTTCGATCACCCGGACCTGAAGTCCTGCGGGCAGCTCCGCCGCGACGACGACCTCGGCGACAGCAAGCTCATCCTGCAGCAGCGTGCTCACGTCGGCCTCGCTGACCTGGGGCAGCGGCGTGCCGCCCAGGGGTTCGAGCAGCTCCTGGGCGCGCGCGTCGGTGACCAGGTCGTTGTCCTCCACGGTGATGCTGCGCAGCGCCAGCAGCGGCGAGAAGTAGAGCATCGCCACGAGTCCCAGCAGCACCGCCAGTGCGATCAGACCCGTCAGGGCTCTGCGGCGGCGTCGTCGTCGGCTGGTGACAGCTGCCGGCTCGGGAAAATCCAGCGGCGTCTCGGTCTGATCCTCGCCGGGTACGGCATGGGCGGCCGCGGTCTGCGTGGTCTCTCGGTCCTCGCCCGGTGCGGCGGTGCGGCGGAACCGCATCCTCATCGCAGCGCCTGAAGGGCAGCGAGTACATCGGCACCGAGCGCGGTCACATCTCCCGCTCCCAAGGTCATGATCATGTCACCTGGCTCGGCCGCACCGACCACGGCCGCCACGGCGTCGGCGGCGCTGAGCACGGGATGTCCCAGCAGCTCGGCGGTGACACCTTCGATCGGCTCCTCTCGGGCCGGGTAGATCTCCAGCACGGCGACGGTGTCGGCCGCAGTCAGGGCCTGGCCGAACTCCTCGGCGAAGGCAGCGGTGCGGCTGAACAGATGTGGCTGGAAGATCGCATGCACCCGTGCCCCGGGCCCGGTGAGCGAGGACCGGGCAGCCGCCAGCACCGCGGAGACCTCCGTGGGGTGGTGGGCGTAGTCGTCGTACACGCGCACGCCGTCGAACTCACCTCGCAGCTCGAAGCGCCGGGAGGTTCCCTGGAAATGGGAGACAGCCTCGACGCTGGTCTCCAGGCTGAGCCCGGCATGCAGGCCTACGGCGATCGCGGCCAGCGCGTTGAGCTGGTTGTGCAGACCTGGCACGCCCAGGCGCAGAGGCGCCGAAGCTGACCCCGTGGAGACCATCCCTCCGTCAGGGGCGAGTTCGGAGAGCCGAAGATCTGCCTGGTCGGCGGTCCCGTAGCTGGTGATGCTGACTCCGCGCGCGGTCAGCGGTGCACGCACCGTGTCCAAGAGCGTGCGCGCCCCGGGGTCATCCGCGCAGAGGACCAGGTGGCCGCCGTCGCTGATGCGCTCGGTGAAATCGACGAAGACCTGCTCCACGGCTTCCGCAGTGCCGTAGTGATCCAGATGATCGGGCTCCACATTGGTCACCACGCCGATCTCGGGCGCGTAGTTCAGCAGCGAGCCGTCGGACTCGTCAGCCTCGGCGATGAACCACTCCCCGGATCCCAGCGCGGCGTTGACCCCCATGCCCGCAACATTGGCGCCCACGGCGAAGGTGGGCGAGAGCCCTGCCTGCTCCAGGAGCACGGTGGCCATCGAGGAGGTCGTGGTCTTCCCGTGCGTGCCTGCCACGGCCACGGCGCGGCGGGACCGCATCAGTGCGGCCAGACCCTCGGAGCGGTGCAGGATCGGCAGACCGCGGCGCACCGCCTCATCGTATTCAGGATTGCCCGCGGCCGCGATGGAGGAGGCGATCACGGTGCTGATGGGTCGCCCGATCTGGTGCTCGGCCTCGGCGAGGTTCTCGGCCCTGTAGCCCACGTGGACGGCGGCGCCGGCCCGGCGGAACTCTTCGAGCACCGGAAGCTCCTTGGCGTCGGTGCCGGAGATGGGCACCCCGTCGGCAGCCATCAGGCGTGCGACGGCGGAGACGCCGACTCCGGCCAACCCGAGGAAATGGACGTGTCCGAGGCGCGCGGCGACCTCGGAGGGCCCGTTCGGCGACTCGGCGGCATGCGTGCGCGGAGACGTCACTGACCGGCCTCCGCATCGTCGAGCTCGTGACCTGCAGCGCGCAGCGTGGCGCGGGCCATGCGCTCATCGGCGTCGGTGATGCCGCGCGAAGCCGACTGCTGCTCCATGGTCTCCAGCAGGCTCCGGTCCTCGAGCAGCGGGAGGATGTTGCGACGGATCCAGGACTTGTTGAAGTGCTCGTCCTTGACCAGCAGCGCGCCTCCGGCGGCGACGAGCTCGCGGGCGTTGAGCTCCTGCTCGCCGTTGCCCACGGGCAGCGGGACGAACACGGCGGGAAGCCCGACCGCCGCCACCTCGCTGACGGTGGCAGCGCCGGCGCGGGCGATGATCAGATCGGCGGCGGCGTATGCCAGCTGCATCCCGTCCAGGTACTCGCGCTGGTGGTACCCGGGCAGCTCGAGAAGCGTCCCGGAGTCGTCGGTGATGGCCTTGTCGCGCCCGGTCAGGTGCAGCAGCTGGGCGCCGGTGCCCACCACGTCGTTCAGGGAGTCCTCGATCGAACGATTCAGCGAGAGTGCCCCCGAGGAGCCGCCGGTGACCACGAGGGTCACCTTCTCCGGGTCCAGGCCGAGGCTCTGCAGAGCCTCTGAACGGGCGGAGCGCCGGTCCAGCTGGGAGATCTCCCGGGACATGGGCATGCCGACCCACTCGGCGCCCTTGAGCGGCGTGCCTTCGAAGGCCACCCCGGTGAAGGCCGCGAAGCGGTGGCCGAGCTTGTTCGCCAGACCCGGGCGCGCATTCGCCTCATGCAGCACCACGGGGATGCCCAGCCGCCGGGCGGCCACGTACACCGGGGTGCAGACGTATCCACCGACTCCCATCACCACATCAGCCTCTTCGCTGCGCAGGATCTCGGCGGCGTCGCGGACGGCCTGGCCGAAGCGCGCGGGGAAGTGCAGCATGTCGCGGGTGGGCCGCCGCGGCATGGGCACCTTCTCGATGGTGCGCAGCCGGTAGCCGGCCTCGGGCACGAGCCGGGTCTCCAGTCCTGCGGCGGTGCCGATGATGCTCAGCCGGGCGTCAGGGACGAGGCGTTCGACGGCGCGTGCCACCGCCAGCAGCGGGCTGACGTGTCCGGCGGTCCCGCCGCCGGCGAGAACCACTGAAGGTGTGCTCATCTGTGTCTCATACTCCTGAAGCTCGGTGCGGCCTGTGCGGCCGATGGGGCCATGGTGCGCGAATCATACTGTTGCAGGTTTCCGGCGGGACTTCACGCCGGCACCCTTCGCAGACGTGGACCGCTTGGACCCTTTGGCGCGCTTTCCGCCGGAGGACCGGGACCCGGCAGCGCGTTCCCGCGCCTCGATGCGCTGGGTCTGCGCGAAGTTCATCACCACGCCGACGGCGATGAGGTTTGCGGTCAGGGCGGAGCCGCCGTAGGAGATGAAGGGCAGCGGCACGCCGATCACCGGCAGCAGGCCGGTGACCATGGCGAGGTTGATGAAGGTCTGCCCGATCACCCAGGCCATGATGCCCACCGTGGTGATCTTGACCCAGGTCTCGGTGGAGCGCGACGCCACCCGGAACATTCCCAGCGCGAGGGTCGCGAAGAGCAGCAGCACCGTCAGCGCGCCGAGGAGCCCCAGCTCCTCCCCCAGGATGGTGAAGATGAAGTCGTTCTCCGCCTCGGGGATGTAGTTCCACTTCTGCCGGGACTGGCCCAGTCCGACCCCCCAGAATCCGCCCGAGGCCAGCGCGTAGAGGCCCTGCTGTGACTGGTAGCAGAAGTCCTGCGGCAGGCTGCAGGCGTCATTGATGCCGAGCCAGGCCTGGATGCGGACGGTGCGGTTCGGGCTCATCAGCGCCAGCAGCACCGCGCCGACGGCGCCGGTGGCCCCGGCGACGAAGAAGTAGCGCGCCTTGGTCCCGGAGACGAAGAGCATGGCCGCCAGGAAGAAGCCGAAGACCAGAGCGGTTCCCAGGTCACGCCCCCAGAGGATGAAGGCGAAGATCAGCGCTGCGCCTGGCATGAGCACCGGGACGATGGTGTGCTGGAGCTCGCGCACGCGGGGCCCCTTGCGGGCGAGCACCACCCCGGTCCACAGGCAGAGCGCGATCTTGGCCAGCTCGGCCGGCTGGCCGTTGAAGCCGCCGATCCTGATCCAGTTCCTGTTGCCCTGCACGTCATAGCCCAGCGGGGTGAGCACGAGCGCCAGCCCGAGGACGCCGAGCGCCATGGCGGGCCAGGCCAGCTTCTTGAGCCAGCCGCGCGGCATGAACGCGACCACGAACATGCCGACCAGGCCGATCCCGGCCCAGGTGAGCTGACGCAGGAAGACCCCGTAGGCGCCATCCACGGTGCCCACCGACTCCACCGCGGTGGCGGAGAGCACCATGACCAGCCCGAAGACGGTCAGCGCCAGGGCCGAACCGAGCAGCAGCCAGAAGGTGGTGTAGGGGTTGCCCTCTTCGGCGAACTGCCAGAAGCGGTGGATGCGGTCTCGCCGCGAGGGGGTGCGATCGGCTGTGGGTTCAGGTCGCCGGGCCTCGCGTGGCCGCGGCGCCTCCTCGGTCTCTCGGGCGGCGGGTGCCGGGGCCTCCGGTTCCGTGGTGTCGTCTTCCACCACGCGCAGCCGGGGCCGGTTCTTCTCTGGGGAGGCTGGGACGCGAGGTCTCCGCTTGTCCATTCAGTCCTCCTCCTGGTGGGCGCCCTGCGGGGAGTCCACCTCAGCTTCAGTCGGTCATCAGCTCCGCCACCGCGTCGATGAAGGCTTCGCCTCGTGCTGCATAGGAGGCGAACTGGTCCATCGATGCGGCCGCCGGGGCCATCAGGACCGTGTGGTGCGGTGCGAGCACCTTCGCGGCCTCGGTCACGGCTGCGCGCATCGCGCGGACCCCGTCTGTCCCGGCGAGCACCGCGTCGATCTCGCTGCCGTGTTCATCCTCTCGCAGGCGCCCACCGATCACCGGGACTCCCGGCGCGTGTCGCTCCAGGCTGGATCTCAGCTGGGAGGAGTCGGTGCCGATGAGGATCACCTGACGCAGTCGAGGCGCGATCTCGGTGATCAGCTCGTCGTAGACGACCCCCTTGGGGAGCCCTCCGGCGATCCAGATGACGTCGGTGAAGCTGCGCAGCGAGGCGGCGGCGGCATGCGGGTTGGTGGCTTTGGAGTCATTGATCCACAGCACGTCATCGGCCTTCGCCACCGGCTGGATGCGGTGGTCACCCGCCTCGTAGGCCTGGATGGCCGCACGGATCGATTCTGGAGATGCGCCTGCCGCACGGGCGAGCGCGGCGGCCGCCAGGGCGTTCGCGACCAGATGCTGCGGGGCCAGCGGCCCGAAGTCGGAGAGCGAGGCCAGCTCCAAGGCCTGGTGTGCGCGGTTGTCCAGGAACGCACGGTCCACCAGCAGGTCATCGACCATGCCGAGCATGGATCGTGCCGGAGC
The nucleotide sequence above comes from Nesterenkonia halotolerans. Encoded proteins:
- a CDS encoding RluA family pseudouridine synthase, which encodes MTAQESSAQTAAQVEVPGALDGSRADAVLATIFEVSRTETTQWLKNGLVTWAQERTQGRAAGRAVKKSDRLQAGALLSVLVPESHDPLEVRIEAVEDMFLLHEDDDIVVVDKPVGVAAHPSPGWTGPTVIGGLLAAGVEISTSGAQERKGIVHRLDVGTSGVMVVAKKERAYTALKDAFRQRSTKKTYHALVQGLPDPVDGTIDAPIGRHPGHDWRFAVLEGGRESRTHYKLIEAYGRASLLDVTLETGRTHQIRVHFSALGHPCAGDLTYGADPQLAVELGLTRQWLHAVQLGFHHPGTGDWVSYRSDYPADLAQALTLLENG
- a CDS encoding signal peptidase II, which gives rise to MSEQPAPVHQRSTRNPSRRTAILVAAALAVFAWAADQLTKIWVESTMTLGEQTEVLPPVLYWRYHLNPGAAFSMGTDHTWIFTLIMCLVLGYVVFKSRALGGSWLWTLGLGGLAGGVAGNLTDRIFRDPSLGGEGLATFGQGHVVDFIAVPSFAIFNIADSFIVCSIIGICAMLLFGLNLDGTREQTSTRGEDETPADPAGPEEKRA
- a CDS encoding DivIVA domain-containing protein gives rise to the protein MALTPDDLLNKEFPETKFRPGYDKDEVDDFLDEVVVEWRRLTQENEDLTAKVAALEEQLEENPANLEPDELKDAGLSGYAGTSATMTGSIDRIGDEQEPKADSAVTAYPEYELGTRPAQERPQESAGADHAASATGVLAMAQKLHDQYVSEGEQTRAAYIAEGESKRAEYLAEGEQAREAYIAEGTQTREAYIAEGESTRAEYIAEGETRRDELIGAAESTHAQLLAEAERRRSEIVTEAETRAENMIEEAELTSTRTLNALERKKADLESKVGELTSFERDYRARLKDYIEGQLADLNSRGSIEKEATGA
- a CDS encoding YggT family protein, whose amino-acid sequence is MDLFTAPLYLLLTIYQFALVIRIIFDLTQQYVRSWRPKGFALMLAVGVYSITDPPIRWIQRKVPPLNLGGVSLDMGFLLVFLVIVIAKMVLRGFA
- the sepF gene encoding cell division protein SepF; amino-acid sequence: MAGAFKKTMIYLGLADGDDYSEDHFNKEPSSTTQSTQGSPADSAPISRGGSASATSVREAPTSTSAPSTAAGRGSEVVSLGLASEHTETSTHAGQYNSSNLAVDPDYRAPVTPIKRAPSSRDESSPMRKITTVHPRSYNDAKVIGESFRDSIPVIMNVTDMGEAEAKRLVDFSAGLVFGMGGSIERVTNKVFLLTPKNVEVLAEERAAAETPSSAQFFNQS
- a CDS encoding YggS family pyridoxal phosphate-dependent enzyme — protein: MRSAARQLAETGEDPRSQELAENLASVHERIDQAVEAAGRSDRPALIVVTKFFPAADVARLYRLGVRDVGENRDQEAAAKAAEVHELLAAGNSAEPAAAGQDLHWHFIGQLQSNKARSVVGYADHLHSVDRASLVKALAKTAEARPRAVVTCLIQVDLRDPLPADARGGAAPEDISTLADALEEAPGLRLGGLMAVAPLEEPPAPAFARLAELSATLRMRRPEADMISAGMSGDLEAAVAHGATHLRVGRDVLGERPLQR
- a CDS encoding laccase domain-containing protein; the protein is MSLPPVPAATPSPFWWRQSTGDGVHLAFTSVEAGNLARHVGPQHDVESHRLRLQEAMGVPAGSLRFLDQVHSAQVLDADDVAPTVAPPPDGGATTVPTGDAWVCSDGSVPLAIMVADCLPVLLVGQRDRDDPRTAAVTAAAHAGRPGLLAGVLENTVTAMRDRGAVAITAWIGPGACGSCYEIPDEMLAEYATVRPALASTTSWGTSAMDLRAEAEQVLAQAGVTLAPLAGCTLEDASLFSHRRAPGQGRFAGLIWMDPLAPPHR
- the ftsZ gene encoding cell division protein FtsZ — encoded protein: MASPNNYLAVIKVVGIGGGGVNAVNRMIDVGLRGVEFIAINTDAQALLMSDADVKLDVGRELTRGLGAGANPEVGRQAAEDHSEEIEEVIRGADMVFVTAGEGGGTGTGGAPVVARIARSLGALTIGVVTRPFTFEGRRRAGSAEEGIEQLRDEVDTLIVIPNDRLLSISDKNVSVLDAFRSADQVLLSGVQGITDLITTPGLINLDFADVKSVMQGAGSALMGIGSANGEDRAVKAAELAIASPLLEASIDGAHGVLLSIQGGSDLGLFEINEAARLVQEVAHPEANIIFGAVIDDALGDEARVTVIAAGFDQVDATSRPAQPLQNQAPARSVGSAAPAARTAPPVPGTVPGTVPIAAQNAGSQDTAPQQRVDPARRRSENDEQQDIPDIVESDYNGGRNDDLDVPDFLK
- a CDS encoding cell division protein FtsQ/DivIB, with amino-acid sequence MRMRFRRTAAPGEDRETTQTAAAHAVPGEDQTETPLDFPEPAAVTSRRRRRRRALTGLIALAVLLGLVAMLYFSPLLALRSITVEDNDLVTDARAQELLEPLGGTPLPQVSEADVSTLLQDELAVAEVVVAAELPAGLQVRVIEHPPVAEVRVGEEIHFYSQQGEVIRVFEGSELPDAEGYATPEISAEAALQNESVFRTIVSVLGQLPEGARDELDSATAESRDSVQLELADGRTVVWGSDDRGAEKATVLEAILSSDAEDFDSADVLDISTPSAPVTR